GTATCCACCATAATGACTCACAATTACTATATTTCCGCGTCCCCTTTGCCAGGTAATTGTGGTAATTTTACCCTTGGCGACCACCTGTACCGGATGACCCTCCGGCGCTTTAATTTCAATCCCGATATTCTCCGTAAAGGTTTTCAATTCCGGGTGCTTAACTTTGCCAAATCTTGTCACAATTCGTCCTTCGGTCGGCCAAATCATAAGTCCGCGCAATTCTGAAAATAAAGTTCCCGGTTTTGGTAACGGCGTTTGCTTAGGTGCTCGTTCCAGACCGGCAATTAAGCTGGCTATCTCTTTCGCGGCATGTTCCTTTTCAATCAATCTTTGACGAAGCAAGTCGGTATTTTTTCGAATTGAAGTTAAAACTTTTTGACGCTCGTTCTTTTTGGTTTTTAACTTCGCCTCTTCATTTATTTTATTTCGTAGTAATTTCTTTTTTTCTTTTAATTCAATGGTCAGCAACGACTGATCGCGTGTTATCTTCGTCTGTTTTTCTTTGATTTGCAAATAATTCCGGTAGTCGTTTTCAGACAAACGTTTTTGGTATTCAACCCACAATAAACCGTCGTTAATTGATTTTGCCGTAAGCAGCAACTCGATGTCCTTAAAACGGCCGTATTTGTAAATATAAACCAGCCGTTTGCGAAAGATTTCCTTTAAGCGTTCTAATTCCTGTTGGGTCGTTTTCAGGTTTTTACTGATTCTTGAAATTTGGCTCTCTTTTTTCTTCCGGCCCTTTTTTAGATTTTGGATAACGCTGTGTGCTAAATCGATATCCAAATCCAGATTTGTCAGCATGTATAAAACCGAGGTTTCATCTTTGTTATTGGCTTCAATTTCTTTTTGTACAGCACGGATCTCGTTACGTGCCTTGCGAAGTTTTTCATGATGACGTTCGGTTCTATTTTGGGCGCTAAGAATCCCTGCTCCCAGAAAATAATAAATCCACAAAAGCCACACTAAGAATTTACAAAACATAACTCAAAATAAGAGAATTCTGCTATAAAATCAACTAAAATCTCAGGTGTCGCTGGCATGGGTCTGCTAATTAGCAGCCACTTGCAAATTAGAAAAAAAATTTTATCTTTTACCTGCACACCAAAGGAGCAACTTGACCAAAAAACTATTTACCCCGCAGCTTACTCTCAATTGGCTAACCAGAATCCTATTCTTTATTAGCTTATCCGCATTTTTACCGGCAATGCCGCGTTACATTAGTGATATTGGTGGCAATTATTCCCAAACCGGCATCGTCATGAGCGCGTTTGCCGTTGGCGTGCTTATTTTTAGACCGCTGGTGGGCAGAAAAGTGGACAACCTTGGACGAAAAATCGTGCTAATATTCGGAATATTAATTTTTGTCATATCACCCGTAATTTACATGTTCATCAAATCTGTCAATTTGCTCATCCCGGTACGGATATTTCATGGATTGGGGTTGGCCGCATTTGGCACTGCATCGATTACGCTCATCACGGACGCTGCGCCGCTGGAAAGCCAGGGAGAAGTTCTTAGTTACACCGGAATGGTTAATACAATCGCTTTCGCGTCGGGACCCATTTTAGGATTTTGGGTTTTGGATAATTGGGGGTTCAATATTTTATTTAGTTTTCTTTCCGGGCTAGCAATTCTCTGTTTGATTTTTTCACTCTTTCTCAACGAAACTAAAACACATTTGCCAGCAGGAAGCAGCGTAAAGTATTTTAAGACCATTTGGAAACGAAAAATAATTGTAGCAGCAACCGTTATCATGTTGATCGGTTTGGTTCATGGCGGGGTTATGTTCTACATCCCTTTTTATCTTGAAGATTTTAAAGTAAATATCGGCCTTTTCTTTTCGGTTTATGGAATTTCTGCTTTTCTAATCCGGTTCGTTGTGGGCAAGGCCTCGGATCAAATCGGCCGGGGGCCAATTGTTGTGTTTTCATTAATATTGCTTACGGTTGGTGTTTTTATGCTGAGCCAGGCAACCGGCGTGATTTCCATGTTTATTGCGGCGATTCTCTATGGATTTGGCTTCGGCGCCCAACAGCCGGTATTGACCGCGCTTGTAGCCGACAACACGACAGAAGAAACCCGCGGCAAAGTCTTTTCCTTTTACTACGGCGGTTTTGATTTAGGTATTTCAATTGCCGGCTTTCTGCTTGGATTCATCGCCGAAAAATTCGGTATTCGGAATATGTTCATTGTATGCAGCTTCATCACATTCCTTGCCCTCCTTATTTTTTCTACAATTATCGAAAGCAGTCCCCTTCAATCATTGCAGTCGACTTTCTCTGTGCGCAAGGCTGCAAACGATCCAAAAAGTATTGAAGTACCTACTTAACCCGGACAAGCCCCGTGGGATAAATCAAATCCAACGGGGCAAGCCGGAACCAAACAGGGGAATTTGATCACTAGAAGGTGAAGAGAGCGCACCAGGCGATGCTGGATGCTGGTACAGATGCCTGTCGATCGTAAATTGTAGATCGTCAATCTTATATCGTATATCAAATTTCCGGACCTGAAAATATACGATCTAAGATATTCGTTTTTTAAAGAAGCTCGACTTCTCCCAATCGGAGATTGTCAATCAAATTATCGACAAAGTTTTGTCGATGTATGGCGCTATGGGCCTAAGTGGTGGATTGACCGAAAACTTGCGTGAGGCGTCCCGCCGAACGATTTCTGCAGGCAGTTCCTTCCAAAAGCGTAATTCGTTTTTGTAAGACAAGGCCATAAATTTACGCCAGGTGCACACTTTTTTACCTATTCACAACCCAGTCTCTCAATCAATTAGCCTAAATCAGGTCTTTTATAAAGAGATCTTGTTTTGGCACTATCTTTGTAAAGTTCTTGAGTAAATAGTAAACGGCGGAAGAAAATTCAAGGAAGGATCTGCCAATGCAGGCTTCATCAAAAAAACAAAGTAACTTTCTCGTAATCGCTTTTTTAGTTTCGTTCGCTTATTTCCTGATTATCCTGTTAATGGATAAGGCGTTCATATAATTTCTACATTGTCCATCTTTTTCTCCTCCAATAACGCCACAGGAAGTGGCGGTTATTTCCTTTCAAAGGCAGGGCCCCGGTAACCGAGGCCCTGCCTTTTTTATTCTTGCTTTAATGCCTACTAAATTTTATCTTTCAACTGTTCTCAACTTTGATAGAAAAATTTTAACCGCAGATTTGACACAGATAAAACACGGATTTTAAACTCGCCGGCGGTATAAGTTATATTCATCGTTTTTAAATATAGCAGAATAATTAAACTGAATTCAAAAACTGCTTTTTCGATTTTCAGGCTTTTCTAAACTGGCTCAATCTGTTTTTAAATCCGCGTCAATCAGTGAAAATCCGTGGCTTATTACTTTGGCTGCGGCTCGACGCGCCGTGTTAATCAGCGGGCAAATTACGTTTCATAATAATTCTTGAAACCTATGGCAACCCAAGAAGCAACTGAAAATTATTTCAAACGACTTGCCCATAAAAATATTCCGGCCCACTCCATCCGCACGTTTGGCAAAACCGGAATTGAAGTCAGCAGCATGGGTTTTGGCGGCTATCGAATCCATCACAATTCAATTGAAAACGCCAAAGCGCTGCGCTACGCCCTACTCAATGGTTTCAATCTGATCGACACGTCCAGCAATTACACGGACGGCGGCAGCGAAATGCTCATCGGCAATTTGCTGCAGGAAATGATTGATCGGCCAGAGCTTGACCGTGACGAAGTTGTGGTGGTTTCGAAGGTGGGTTATGTTCAAGGGCAAAACATGCAGCTTGCGCAGCAAAATGAAGCGAACGGCCAGCCTTTCCCTGAGATGGTTAAATATATGGAAGGCTGCTGGCACTGTATCCACCCGGAATTCCTGCAAGACCAGTTAAGCCGCTCCCTCGACAGACTTCAGTTGACCCATTTAGATGTTTACTTGCTGCATAATCCGGAATATTTTCTTTCTCACGCCAGGAAAAATAATAGCGATCACCAAACTGCCCAAAAAGAGTACTACCGCCGCGTCAAGGTGGCATTCGAATGGTTGGAAGAAAAAGTTGCCGAAGGGAAAATAAAGGCTTACGGAATTTCGTCGAATACTTTCCCGCTCCCGGCTGCCGATTTCGAATTTACTTCTCTGGAAAAGACCATTGAACTTGCCAATGATGTCGCTGCAGACAACCATTTTCAGGTCATTCAGTTTCCGTTTAACCTATTCGAGACCGGCGCTTGCTTGGAAAAAAATCAAGCAGGCGGTTCAAAAACACTTCTGCAAATTGCTCAAGAAAACAAAATCGCAACGCTGGTCAACCGGCCGTTGAATGCCATGCACAACGGCGGAATGCTGCGGTTGGCAAGTTTCCGTGAAACAAAAGCTGAAGAAATCGAAAAAGAATTTGCTGAAAGGAAAAAATCCATAGGTGAATTAGAAAAACGTTTTAAAAAAGAGTTTCTATCAAATGTCCCCGATGAGCTCCCGAAAGAAAATTTCGAACGCGTGTTTTCGGTTTCGGAGCAGTTAAGCAATGCTCTCAATGCTTTCCAAAACTGGGAGCATTGGGACCATGTCAAACAGAACAGGGTCGTACCGCAAAATTTTTCGTACTTGCATGTTCTCAATGAAAAATGGCTCGATAATAGTAAATGGAAACAGTGGTCTGAATCGTATGTGAGAGATTTAAGCAATTTCCTCGACACAATTACCAAACAATATGAAAATAAAGCGCAAAAACGCTCAAAGGAAATTTCCGTCGAGTTGGATAAACTCGCGCCTGACCTAAAAACTACGGAAACTCTGTCGCAAAAAACCTTGCAAGTTTTGACTTCAGTACCCGGAATTGATTGTGTT
The candidate division KSB1 bacterium genome window above contains:
- a CDS encoding aldo/keto reductase produces the protein MATQEATENYFKRLAHKNIPAHSIRTFGKTGIEVSSMGFGGYRIHHNSIENAKALRYALLNGFNLIDTSSNYTDGGSEMLIGNLLQEMIDRPELDRDEVVVVSKVGYVQGQNMQLAQQNEANGQPFPEMVKYMEGCWHCIHPEFLQDQLSRSLDRLQLTHLDVYLLHNPEYFLSHARKNNSDHQTAQKEYYRRVKVAFEWLEEKVAEGKIKAYGISSNTFPLPAADFEFTSLEKTIELANDVAADNHFQVIQFPFNLFETGACLEKNQAGGSKTLLQIAQENKIATLVNRPLNAMHNGGMLRLASFRETKAEEIEKEFAERKKSIGELEKRFKKEFLSNVPDELPKENFERVFSVSEQLSNALNAFQNWEHWDHVKQNRVVPQNFSYLHVLNEKWLDNSKWKQWSESYVRDLSNFLDTITKQYENKAQKRSKEISVELDKLAPDLKTTETLSQKTLQVLTSVPGIDCVLLGMRSTRYVEDAFVALTQPAISQAEKLLLDFHN
- a CDS encoding peptidoglycan DD-metalloendopeptidase family protein → MFCKFLVWLLWIYYFLGAGILSAQNRTERHHEKLRKARNEIRAVQKEIEANNKDETSVLYMLTNLDLDIDLAHSVIQNLKKGRKKKESQISRISKNLKTTQQELERLKEIFRKRLVYIYKYGRFKDIELLLTAKSINDGLLWVEYQKRLSENDYRNYLQIKEKQTKITRDQSLLTIELKEKKKLLRNKINEEAKLKTKKNERQKVLTSIRKNTDLLRQRLIEKEHAAKEIASLIAGLERAPKQTPLPKPGTLFSELRGLMIWPTEGRIVTRFGKVKHPELKTFTENIGIEIKAPEGHPVQVVAKGKITTITWQRGRGNIVIVSHYGGYYTVYTHLREILVDLLDDVKSGQVIGSVGESGSLKGPILHFEVWKGTTKLNPENWLAKST
- a CDS encoding MFS transporter, giving the protein MTKKLFTPQLTLNWLTRILFFISLSAFLPAMPRYISDIGGNYSQTGIVMSAFAVGVLIFRPLVGRKVDNLGRKIVLIFGILIFVISPVIYMFIKSVNLLIPVRIFHGLGLAAFGTASITLITDAAPLESQGEVLSYTGMVNTIAFASGPILGFWVLDNWGFNILFSFLSGLAILCLIFSLFLNETKTHLPAGSSVKYFKTIWKRKIIVAATVIMLIGLVHGGVMFYIPFYLEDFKVNIGLFFSVYGISAFLIRFVVGKASDQIGRGPIVVFSLILLTVGVFMLSQATGVISMFIAAILYGFGFGAQQPVLTALVADNTTEETRGKVFSFYYGGFDLGISIAGFLLGFIAEKFGIRNMFIVCSFITFLALLIFSTIIESSPLQSLQSTFSVRKAANDPKSIEVPT